A region from the Muribaculum gordoncarteri genome encodes:
- a CDS encoding fumarate reductase/succinate dehydrogenase flavoprotein subunit: MNPADSKIPEGPIAEKWTNYKAHQKLVNPANKRRLDIIVVGTGLAGASAASSLAEMGFNVLNFCIQDSPRRAHSIAAQGGINAAKNYQNDGDSVYRLFYDTVKGGDYRAREANVYRLAEVSNNIIDQCVAQGVPFAREYGGLLANRSFGGAQVSRTFYAKGQTGQQLLLGAYSSLNRQIQLGKVKSYNRYEMHDVVMIDGRARGIIAKNLVTGKFERFAAHAVVIATGGYGNAYFLSTNAMGCNCSAAMACYRKGAYFANPAYVQIHPTCIPVHGDKQSKLTLMSESLRNDGRIWVPKKLEDAQKLQAGEIRGSQIPEEDRDYYLERRYPAFGNLVPRDVASRAAKERCDKGFGVNNTGLAVFLDFSDAINRLGKDAVAQRYGNLFDMYEEITDVSPYDEPMMIFPAIHYTMGGIWVDYELQTSLKGLFAIGECNFSDHGANRLGASALMQGLADGYFVLPYTIQNYLSDQITVPRFSTDTKEFDEAEAKCIAAQEKLLKTNGKRSVDSIHKELGHVMWEYVGMARNEEGLKIALQRLKEIRKEFETNLYVPGTAEGMNVELDKAFRLNDFITMGELIAYDALNRNESCGGHFREEYQTEEGEAKRDDANYFYVSCWDYQGSDEKAPELIKEPLHYEAIKVQTRNYKS, translated from the coding sequence ATGAATCCGGCCGATTCTAAAATCCCGGAAGGTCCTATCGCTGAGAAATGGACCAACTACAAGGCTCATCAAAAACTCGTGAACCCCGCCAACAAGCGTCGCCTCGACATCATCGTCGTAGGTACCGGTCTTGCCGGAGCTTCGGCTGCCTCTTCGCTTGCCGAAATGGGATTCAACGTATTGAATTTCTGCATTCAGGATTCTCCCCGTCGTGCTCACTCAATTGCAGCGCAGGGTGGTATAAACGCAGCAAAGAACTATCAGAACGACGGTGACTCGGTGTATCGTCTATTCTATGATACTGTAAAGGGTGGTGACTACCGTGCACGCGAGGCCAACGTTTATCGTCTTGCCGAGGTGTCAAACAACATCATCGACCAGTGTGTGGCTCAGGGCGTACCTTTCGCACGTGAATACGGCGGCTTGCTTGCCAACCGTTCATTCGGCGGTGCCCAGGTGTCACGTACATTCTATGCCAAGGGCCAGACCGGTCAGCAGCTCCTTCTCGGTGCCTACTCTTCGCTTAACCGTCAGATTCAGCTCGGCAAGGTGAAGAGCTACAACCGTTACGAGATGCACGACGTGGTTATGATCGACGGCCGTGCCCGCGGTATTATCGCCAAGAATCTTGTAACAGGTAAGTTTGAGCGTTTTGCTGCTCACGCAGTGGTTATCGCCACCGGCGGTTACGGTAACGCTTACTTCCTTTCGACCAACGCAATGGGATGTAACTGTAGCGCTGCTATGGCATGCTACCGCAAGGGCGCATACTTCGCAAACCCCGCCTACGTTCAGATTCACCCCACATGTATTCCCGTACACGGCGACAAGCAGTCAAAGCTGACCCTCATGTCGGAGTCGCTTCGTAACGACGGCCGCATCTGGGTTCCCAAGAAACTTGAGGATGCTCAGAAGCTTCAGGCAGGTGAGATTCGCGGTTCGCAGATTCCCGAAGAGGATCGCGACTACTATCTCGAGCGCCGCTATCCGGCATTCGGTAACCTCGTACCCCGTGACGTTGCATCGCGTGCCGCCAAGGAACGCTGCGACAAGGGCTTCGGTGTCAACAACACCGGTCTTGCCGTGTTCCTCGATTTCAGCGACGCCATCAACCGTCTTGGCAAGGATGCAGTGGCACAGCGCTACGGCAACCTCTTCGACATGTATGAGGAGATCACCGATGTATCGCCTTACGACGAACCGATGATGATATTCCCCGCTATCCACTATACAATGGGTGGTATCTGGGTTGACTATGAGTTGCAGACTTCGTTGAAGGGCTTGTTTGCCATCGGCGAATGTAACTTCTCGGATCACGGTGCCAACCGTCTTGGTGCTTCGGCTCTTATGCAGGGTCTTGCCGACGGTTATTTCGTGCTTCCCTACACAATCCAGAACTATCTGTCGGATCAGATTACAGTTCCCCGCTTCTCAACCGACACCAAGGAATTTGACGAAGCCGAGGCCAAGTGTATCGCCGCTCAGGAGAAGCTCCTCAAGACCAACGGAAAGCGTTCGGTCGACTCTATCCACAAGGAACTCGGACACGTTATGTGGGAGTATGTCGGAATGGCACGTAACGAAGAGGGCTTGAAGATTGCTCTTCAGCGCCTGAAAGAAATACGTAAGGAATTTGAAACCAACCTTTATGTGCCCGGTACTGCCGAAGGCATGAATGTTGAGCTCGACAAGGCATTCCGCCTGAACGACTTCATCACCATGGGTGAGCTCATCGCTTATGACGCTCTTAACCGTAACGAAAGCTGCGGCGGTCACTTCCGTGAAGAGTATCAGACTGAAGAGGGCGAGGCCAAGCGTGACGACGCCAACTACTTCTACGTTTCATGCTGGGATTACCAGGGAAGCGACGAAAAGGCGCCCGAACTCATCAAGGAGCCCCTGCACTATGAGGCTATCAAGGTTCAGACACGTAACTATAAGTCATAA
- a CDS encoding YggS family pyridoxal phosphate-dependent enzyme encodes MNDIAQRIHDIKANLPGNVELVAVSKFHPKEAIMEAYEGGHRVFGESRANELVEKARSLPDDIEWHFIGHLQTNKVSTVVPYVKMIQSVDSERLLIKINNAACDTSRQVDVLLQLHVALEETKFGFTLDEIDALLGTGLLDRLNMVKVRGVMGMASNVDDENRIRQDFMAIKSAFDALKGKYFADDSDFNIISMGMSHDYETAVECGSNMVRIGTTIFGEREY; translated from the coding sequence ATGAACGACATAGCGCAACGCATACACGACATCAAAGCCAATCTCCCCGGAAACGTGGAGCTGGTAGCTGTGTCAAAATTCCACCCCAAGGAAGCCATAATGGAGGCTTACGAAGGTGGTCACCGAGTATTCGGCGAAAGTCGTGCCAATGAACTGGTCGAAAAAGCACGTTCACTGCCCGATGACATAGAGTGGCACTTCATAGGCCACCTGCAGACCAACAAGGTGTCAACCGTAGTACCCTACGTGAAGATGATTCAAAGTGTCGACTCGGAGCGACTGCTTATTAAGATCAACAATGCAGCATGCGACACATCCCGTCAGGTTGATGTGCTCCTTCAGCTTCACGTGGCCTTGGAAGAAACCAAATTCGGATTCACACTCGATGAAATCGACGCGCTGCTCGGCACCGGGTTGCTCGACCGGCTCAACATGGTAAAGGTAAGAGGCGTCATGGGCATGGCCTCGAATGTCGACGACGAAAACAGAATACGACAGGATTTCATGGCCATAAAATCGGCTTTCGACGCGCTAAAAGGGAAATATTTCGCTGACGACAGTGATTTCAACATCATAAGCATGGGCATGAGCCACGACTATGAAACAGCCGTGGAATGTGGCAGCAACATGGTCAGAATAGGGACAACAATATTTGGAGAGAGAGAATATTAG
- a CDS encoding MFS transporter, with translation METTQSKSNGRLIAIIAMFFIFAMISFVTNLAAPIGTIWGNEFEGNSVLGMMGNMMNFLAYLFMGIPAGNLLVKIDYKKTALWAMAVGVIGLFVQYLSGVIGTDTALFSMTSSIDEGGQMVTKEFVVRLNFFVYLLGAFICGFCVCMLNTVVNPMLNLLGGGGNKGNQLLQTGGALNSLSGTLTPLFVGALIGQLSKSTTMQAVAPLLFIAIGVFVAAFIVISFVSIPEPNLAKSGAKKVKYSHSPWNFRHTVLGVIGIFIYVGIEIGIPGTLNFYLADQKASGAGVIGDASTIAGAIVAIYWLLMLVGRSLSGAISGKISTRIQLITVSAVGICLVIAAICLPKSITVSVPSFIYSGPAGEIASVPVSAYLLVLCGLCTSVMWGGIFNLAVEGLGKYTAQASGIFMMMVVGGGVLPLVQQFIAKEAGYMTSYWLIVACLGYLLIYGLVGCKNVNTDIPVDIEEELKEELV, from the coding sequence ATGGAAACAACTCAATCTAAATCGAACGGACGATTAATCGCAATCATTGCAATGTTCTTCATATTCGCAATGATATCTTTCGTCACAAATCTTGCTGCCCCAATCGGCACTATATGGGGAAATGAATTTGAAGGTAACAGCGTGCTCGGAATGATGGGCAACATGATGAACTTCCTCGCCTACCTCTTCATGGGTATCCCGGCAGGAAACCTTCTCGTTAAAATCGATTATAAAAAGACCGCACTGTGGGCCATGGCAGTGGGCGTAATCGGTCTTTTCGTTCAATATCTTTCAGGAGTGATCGGTACCGACACCGCCCTCTTCTCAATGACATCAAGCATCGATGAAGGCGGACAAATGGTAACCAAGGAATTTGTAGTTCGCTTGAACTTCTTCGTATATCTGCTCGGAGCATTCATCTGCGGTTTCTGCGTGTGCATGCTCAACACTGTTGTAAACCCCATGCTCAACCTTCTCGGTGGCGGCGGTAACAAAGGCAACCAGCTTCTCCAGACAGGCGGTGCGCTCAACTCACTCTCGGGAACTCTTACTCCCCTCTTCGTAGGCGCACTCATCGGCCAGCTCTCCAAGTCAACCACAATGCAGGCCGTTGCTCCCCTGTTGTTCATCGCAATCGGCGTATTCGTTGCAGCATTCATCGTAATCTCATTCGTAAGCATACCCGAACCCAACCTTGCCAAGTCGGGCGCCAAGAAAGTAAAATACAGCCACAGCCCCTGGAACTTCCGTCACACCGTACTTGGTGTAATCGGTATATTCATCTACGTAGGTATCGAAATCGGCATCCCCGGCACCCTCAACTTCTACCTTGCCGACCAGAAGGCATCGGGAGCAGGCGTGATAGGTGACGCATCGACAATCGCCGGAGCCATTGTAGCAATCTACTGGCTGCTCATGCTCGTAGGCCGAAGCCTCAGTGGAGCCATCAGCGGCAAGATATCGACCCGCATTCAGCTCATCACCGTGTCGGCAGTAGGTATATGCCTCGTCATCGCAGCTATATGCCTTCCCAAGAGCATCACCGTTAGCGTGCCCTCATTCATCTACAGCGGCCCTGCCGGCGAAATAGCTTCGGTACCCGTAAGCGCCTATCTCCTCGTATTGTGCGGACTCTGCACATCGGTAATGTGGGGCGGCATCTTCAACCTTGCAGTTGAAGGCCTTGGCAAATACACCGCTCAGGCATCGGGCATCTTCATGATGATGGTTGTAGGCGGTGGCGTACTGCCTCTCGTTCAGCAATTCATAGCCAAGGAAGCCGGTTACATGACAAGCTACTGGCTCATCGTGGCATGCCTCGGCTATCTTCTCATCTACGGCCTCGTAGGTTGCAAGAATGTCAACACCGACATTCCCGTCGACATCGAGGAGGAGCTTAAAGAAGAACTCGTATAA
- a CDS encoding transketolase family protein — MDKNVLNRAADNIRVLAASMVEKAKSGHPGGAMGGADFVNVLYSSFLVTDPDNPTWIARDRFFLDPGHMSSMLYAVLALTGKYTVDELKEFRQWGSVTPGHPEVHPERGVENTSGPLGQGHVMAVGSAIAERFLQARFGDWIAHKTYAFISDGGIQEEISQGAGRLAGYLGLNNLIMFYDSNDIQLSTEVKAVTAEDTAAKYRAWNWNVIEVDGTDPLAMAGALETAIEEKHRPTIIIGKTVMGRGAVTAEGESYEGKCSTHGNPLSKSGASYEKTMEHLGADPKDPWHIWEDTKKLYADRAEVLRATVKLRHEEEKAWRAANPEQAALLDSYIAGKLPEIDWKAIAHKPNIATRQASADVLGELAKKVGNMIVASADLANSDKTDGFLKNTHALTHGDFSGAFLQAGVAELTMAAIMNGIALHGGCIAACGTFFVFSDYMKPAVRMAALMELPVKYIWTHDAFRVGEDGPTHEPVEQEAQIRLMEELRNFKGEPSMLVLRPGDAAETSVCWKMAMENTKTPTALILSRQDIPDLPAASGDRYNEALGAEKGGYVVVDAANPDVTLVANGSEVSLLVEVAKLLGAEGVTARVVSVPSIGLFEVQPQDYRDSVIPANGKVFGLTAGLPSTLRGVVGRNGEVFGLDHFGASAPYKVLDEKFGFTAPAVLAQVKAYLAK; from the coding sequence ATGGACAAAAACGTTTTAAATCGCGCAGCCGACAATATCCGTGTCCTTGCAGCTTCAATGGTGGAAAAGGCTAAGTCAGGCCACCCCGGAGGTGCTATGGGCGGTGCCGACTTTGTCAACGTGCTCTACTCTTCTTTCTTAGTAACCGATCCTGACAATCCCACCTGGATTGCACGTGACCGCTTCTTCCTCGATCCCGGTCACATGTCATCAATGCTATATGCAGTGCTCGCCCTTACCGGCAAGTACACCGTTGACGAGCTTAAGGAATTCCGCCAGTGGGGAAGCGTAACTCCCGGTCACCCCGAAGTTCATCCCGAACGTGGCGTTGAAAACACCTCAGGCCCCCTCGGACAAGGTCATGTAATGGCAGTAGGTAGCGCAATTGCCGAGCGCTTCCTCCAGGCTCGTTTCGGCGACTGGATTGCCCATAAGACTTACGCATTCATCTCCGACGGTGGTATCCAGGAAGAGATTTCACAGGGCGCAGGCCGTCTTGCAGGATATCTCGGACTGAACAACCTCATCATGTTCTACGACAGCAACGACATCCAGCTCTCTACCGAGGTTAAGGCCGTTACTGCCGAAGACACCGCCGCCAAGTATCGCGCTTGGAACTGGAACGTAATCGAAGTTGACGGTACCGATCCCCTTGCAATGGCAGGAGCTCTCGAAACCGCCATCGAGGAGAAGCATCGTCCTACAATAATCATAGGCAAGACCGTTATGGGTCGCGGCGCAGTCACCGCCGAAGGCGAGTCTTACGAAGGCAAGTGCTCAACCCACGGTAACCCCTTGAGCAAGTCAGGTGCATCCTACGAAAAGACCATGGAGCACCTCGGAGCCGATCCCAAGGATCCCTGGCACATCTGGGAAGACACCAAGAAGCTCTATGCCGACCGTGCCGAAGTGCTTCGCGCAACAGTGAAGCTCCGTCACGAAGAGGAGAAGGCTTGGCGTGCAGCCAATCCCGAGCAGGCTGCTCTTCTTGACAGCTACATTGCAGGCAAGCTTCCCGAAATCGACTGGAAGGCTATCGCCCACAAGCCCAACATCGCAACCCGTCAGGCATCGGCCGATGTACTCGGCGAGCTCGCAAAGAAGGTTGGCAACATGATTGTAGCTTCAGCCGACCTTGCCAACTCTGACAAGACCGACGGATTCCTCAAGAACACCCACGCCCTCACTCACGGCGACTTCAGCGGCGCATTCCTTCAGGCAGGTGTTGCCGAGCTTACAATGGCAGCCATCATGAACGGTATAGCACTCCACGGAGGTTGCATCGCAGCTTGCGGTACATTCTTCGTATTCTCCGACTACATGAAGCCCGCAGTGCGTATGGCAGCCCTTATGGAACTTCCCGTTAAGTACATCTGGACACACGACGCATTCCGCGTAGGCGAGGACGGCCCGACTCACGAACCCGTTGAGCAGGAAGCCCAGATACGCCTCATGGAAGAGCTCCGCAACTTCAAAGGCGAACCCAGCATGCTCGTTCTCCGTCCCGGTGACGCTGCTGAAACATCGGTTTGCTGGAAGATGGCCATGGAGAACACCAAGACTCCTACCGCCCTCATCCTCAGCCGTCAGGACATCCCCGACCTGCCCGCAGCAAGCGGCGACCGCTACAACGAAGCACTCGGCGCTGAAAAGGGCGGTTATGTGGTAGTAGACGCAGCCAACCCCGATGTAACCCTCGTTGCCAACGGTTCAGAAGTATCACTTCTCGTAGAGGTTGCCAAGCTTCTCGGCGCCGAAGGCGTAACTGCACGCGTTGTGTCAGTTCCCTCAATCGGCCTGTTTGAAGTACAGCCTCAGGATTACCGCGACAGCGTTATTCCCGCCAACGGCAAGGTATTCGGTCTTACCGCCGGTCTTCCCTCTACCCTTCGCGGCGTAGTAGGTCGCAACGGCGAAGTATTCGGTCTTGACCACTTCGGAGCATCGGCACCCTACAAGGTACTTGATGAGAAGTTCGGCTTCACCGCTCCCGCAGTTCTTGCTCAGGTTAAAGCCTATCTTGCAAAATAA
- a CDS encoding DUF5715 family protein, with the protein MNHITRYITAAIALTAIVWLTVLCTRSCSSDSSQAFPSTVDTINNFYTHLDSMPDGGCVKLKINPIGGSLPRVFNDSNYIHLNEAQAIGIKPISNPADAWHINRPLRHIGTCREYYLDDLTHSLPFLVPEAADLLRDIGQRFNDSLMARGGGSYRLKVTSVLRTGSSVTSLRRRNVNAVEASAHQYGTTFDISYAKFICDSVTVARTQEDLKNLLAEVLKQLRDEQRCYVKYERKQGCFHITARRPKNDNIESSYDGKEQAKES; encoded by the coding sequence ATGAATCATATAACCCGATACATCACTGCGGCTATAGCGTTAACGGCCATCGTTTGGCTCACGGTACTATGCACAAGAAGCTGTTCAAGCGACTCTTCACAGGCTTTTCCGTCGACGGTGGACACAATCAACAACTTCTATACTCATCTCGATTCGATGCCCGACGGAGGGTGTGTAAAGCTGAAAATCAACCCGATAGGCGGTTCTTTGCCGCGAGTGTTCAACGACAGCAACTACATTCATCTGAACGAAGCACAGGCTATAGGCATAAAACCCATCTCCAATCCGGCCGACGCATGGCACATAAATCGTCCGTTGCGTCACATAGGCACCTGCCGCGAATATTACCTCGACGACCTCACCCACTCGCTCCCGTTTCTCGTGCCCGAAGCGGCCGACCTGCTGCGTGACATAGGCCAACGCTTCAACGACTCGCTCATGGCCCGTGGTGGCGGCAGCTACCGATTGAAAGTGACGAGCGTACTACGCACAGGCAGCAGCGTCACCAGCCTGCGCCGCCGAAATGTCAACGCGGTAGAGGCATCGGCCCATCAGTACGGAACCACCTTCGACATCAGCTATGCCAAATTCATCTGCGACTCGGTGACGGTGGCGCGCACACAGGAAGACCTAAAAAACCTGCTTGCCGAGGTTTTGAAGCAACTTCGCGACGAGCAACGCTGTTATGTAAAGTATGAGCGCAAGCAAGGTTGCTTCCACATAACCGCCCGACGGCCTAAAAACGACAACATAGAATCATCATACGATGGAAAAGAACAAGCAAAAGAGTCCTAA
- a CDS encoding succinate dehydrogenase/fumarate reductase iron-sulfur subunit, with translation MANITVNLKIWRQAGPKAKGEFKTYTVETDTDTSFLETLDILNEQLVENHEEPVVFDHDCREGICGMCSLYINGHPHGPATGATTCQLYMRRFHDGETITVEPWRSAAFPVIKDLMVDRNAFDKIQQAGGYVSFNCGGAQDANSLPIAKTAADAAMDSATCIGCGACVAACKNGSAMLFVSAKVSQFALLPQGQVERARRARAMVKKMDELGFGNCTNTGACAAECPKCISLSNIARLNREFIKAKIKE, from the coding sequence ATGGCAAATATAACTGTTAATCTTAAGATTTGGCGTCAAGCCGGGCCAAAGGCTAAGGGTGAATTCAAGACTTATACAGTCGAGACCGATACCGACACCTCTTTCCTTGAAACTCTTGACATCCTTAACGAGCAGCTCGTTGAGAATCATGAAGAGCCCGTAGTCTTCGACCACGACTGCCGCGAGGGTATCTGCGGTATGTGCTCACTCTATATCAACGGACATCCCCACGGACCCGCTACCGGAGCTACAACATGCCAGCTCTATATGCGCCGCTTCCACGATGGTGAAACAATCACCGTAGAGCCCTGGCGTTCGGCTGCATTCCCCGTTATAAAGGACCTCATGGTCGACCGTAATGCATTTGACAAGATTCAGCAGGCCGGCGGTTATGTATCGTTCAACTGTGGCGGCGCTCAGGATGCCAACAGCCTTCCTATCGCCAAGACTGCAGCTGACGCTGCTATGGACTCGGCTACCTGTATAGGTTGCGGTGCCTGTGTGGCTGCTTGTAAGAACGGATCGGCAATGCTCTTCGTTTCGGCTAAGGTAAGCCAGTTTGCTCTTCTTCCCCAGGGTCAGGTTGAGCGTGCCCGTCGCGCTCGTGCAATGGTTAAGAAGATGGATGAGCTTGGATTCGGTAACTGTACCAACACAGGTGCTTGTGCCGCTGAATGTCCCAAGTGCATCTCGCTGAGCAACATCGCTCGTCTTAACCGCGAGTTCATCAAGGCTAAGATCAAGGAATAA